A stretch of the Aricia agestis chromosome 15, ilAriAges1.1, whole genome shotgun sequence genome encodes the following:
- the LOC121734126 gene encoding pro-resilin, which yields MKAFVACIALALVASSYAEAPSGYNYNRPSGGSGFHGSIGGGGGGGYRAVSSGYQTSEGQYVDPQLLEQIRQILLKEEASGSGGHGSHGGGAPSSSYGVPSSSYGVPSSSYGVPNARVVGINLEGVRQAIQVAEYEQAGGSAGGYPSGPSSSYGAPSSSYGAPY from the coding sequence TGCATAGCCCTGGCGCTGGTCGCGTCATCCTACGCCGAAGCCCCGTCCGGCTACAACTACAACCGGCCGTCCGGCGGCTCTGGCTTCCACGGCAGCATCGgtggtggcggcggcggcggctacCGCGCCGTCTCCTCTGGCTACCAGACCTCCGAGGGCCAGTATGTCGACCCGCAGCTGCTCGAGCAGATCCGCCAAATCCTCCTCAAAGAAGAGGCGTCCGGGTCCGGCGGCCACGGCAGCCACGGAGGCGGCGCCCCGTCCTCTTCCTACGGAGTCCCCTCCTCGTCCTACGGCGTTCCCTCCTCGTCCTACGGCGTGCCCAACGCACGTGTTGTAGGCATCAACCTTGAGGGAGTCCGTCAGGCCATCCAAGTCGCTGAGTACGAGCAGGCGGGCGGCAGCGCTGGCGGCTACCCCTCCGGTCCCTCGTCGTCCTACGGCGCCCCCTCCTCGTCCTACGGCGCCCCCTACTAA